A single window of Aspergillus puulaauensis MK2 DNA, chromosome 5, nearly complete sequence DNA harbors:
- a CDS encoding putative BAP31 domain protein (BUSCO:EOG09264XKX;~COG:V;~EggNog:ENOG410PH90;~InterPro:IPR040463,IPR008417,IPR041672;~PFAM:PF18035,PF05529;~TransMembrane:3 (o6-28i49-70o108-126i);~go_component: GO:0005783 - endoplasmic reticulum [Evidence IEA];~go_component: GO:0016021 - integral component of membrane [Evidence IEA];~go_process: GO:0006886 - intracellular protein transport [Evidence IEA]): protein MTLYYSLVFCLLVLEMGVFMGLIVPLPFAVRRKLFTFVSESPVIAKLQYGLRITFIFILILFIDSVNRVYRVQLEVSAFSKEGGNVGGAALGTDRSEVQARKFYSQRNMYLCGFTLFLSLILNRTYTMILETLRLEDRVKLLEGNKKSGGKDSARLAQAGDMGEIGRLKKELEAKDRDIDTLKKQTEGLTREYHNLGDQVAGSKSEGSGEKKDL from the exons ATGACGCTTTACTACAGTCTT GTCTTTTGccttctcgtcctcgagaTGGGCGTCTTCATGGGCCTGATCGTACCCCTTCCCTTCGCTGTCAGGCGTAAGCTTTTCACCTTCGTCTCGGAAAGCCCGGTAATCGCGAAGTTGCAATATGGCCTTAGG ATCACAtttatcttcatcctcatcttgTTCATTGACAGCGTCAACCGGGTGTACCGGGTACAGCTGGAGGTGTCCGCCTTCTCGAAAGAGGGTGGAAATGTGGG AGGTGCCGCCCTCGGTACCGACCGCTCGGAAGTCCAAGCCCGCAAGTTCTACTCTCAACGCAACATGTACCTCTGTGGATTCACTCTCTTCCTGTCTCTTATCCTCAACCGCACCTACACCATGATCCTTGAGACCCTCCGCCTTGAAGACCGTGTCAAGCTTCTCGAAGGCAACAAGAAGTCTGGCGGCAAGGATTCTGCTCGTCTTGCACAGGCTGGTGACATGGGTGAGATCGGACGTctgaagaaggagcttgaggcCAAGGACCGTGATATCGACACTCTGAAGAAACAGACTGAGGGCCTTACTCGGGAATACCACAACTTGGGTGACCAGGTTGCGGGCAGCAAGAGCGAAGGCTCCggtgagaagaaggatcTGTAA
- a CDS encoding Ser/Thr protein phosphatase superfamily (COG:S;~EggNog:ENOG410PW9T;~InterPro:IPR004843,IPR029052;~PFAM:PF00149;~go_function: GO:0016787 - hydrolase activity [Evidence IEA]), whose translation MAAFQIVSDLHLENPRAYDLFHIPPKTPYLALLGDIGTARDDELFAFLETQLRHFELVFFLLGNHEPYGSNWSIAKRRVRAFSEDISRRRTQETGLGKFVFLDQTRYDISDDVTVLGCTFHSRVPKSQSLSVSYRLNDFYDISDWTVEAHCEAHEADRRWLNEQVSQIIAANPHQKIVIFTHHSPTVESEACDPAHTSSPISSAFSTDLTGEDCWDKPQVRLWAFGHTHYNCDYTQQRTGKRVLANQRGYYFAQAKAFDPEKVVHV comes from the coding sequence ATGGCAGCTTTCCAGATTGTGTCGGACCTCCACCTTGAGAATCCCCGCGCATACGACCTGTTCCACATCCCTCCCAAAACTCCCTATCTCGCACTCCTGGGAGATATTGGAACCGCGAGGGACGACGAGCTGTTTGCCTTTCTGGAAACGCAACTTCGGCACTTCGAGCTGGTCTTCTTTCTACTGGGAAACCATGAGCCGTACGGCTCCAACTGGTCGATCGCGAAACGTCGGGTGAGAGCGTTCTCTGAAGACATCAGTCGGCGACGAACCCAAGAGACGGGACTGGGAAAGTTCGTCTTTCTTGACCAAACACGATATGACATTTCCGACGATGTGACAGTGCTCGGATGTACATTTCATTCCAGGGTTCCCAAGTCTCAATCACTGTCAGTCAGCTATCGTCTGAATGACTTCTACGACATTAGTGACTGGACTGTCGAAGCTCACTGCGAAGCTCACGAAGCGGATCGAAGATGGCTGAATGAGCAAGTATCGCAGATAATCGCTGCAAATCCTCACCAGAAAATCGTCATTTTCACCCATCATTCACCGACAGTCGAATCCGAAGCTTGTGATCCTGCCCATACTAGCAGTCCGATATCCTCAGCCTTCTCAACCGATCTCACTGGCGAGGATTGCTGGGACAAGCCACAAGTAAGGCTTTGGGCATTTGGACATACACATTACAACTGTGATTACACCCAACAACGCACGGGGAAAAGAGTGCTGGCAAACCAGAGGGGCTACTATTTTGCTCAAGCGAAGGCGTTTGACCCGGAAAAGGTGGTTCATGTTTAG
- a CDS encoding putative serine/threonine protein kinase (Kin4) (COG:T;~EggNog:ENOG410PHT0;~InterPro:IPR017441,IPR008271,IPR000719,IPR011009;~PFAM:PF07714,PF00069;~go_function: GO:0004672 - protein kinase activity [Evidence IEA];~go_function: GO:0005524 - ATP binding [Evidence IEA];~go_process: GO:0006468 - protein phosphorylation [Evidence IEA]): MSDSIPQALPRTHASQAMTPAALSTAHSNTSRSPVYQDLLGGPPIPPPRTSSNHQRSHRSSNKESSAGKISGSRYTSKGDERSRRDKKGDESRSRRQAAQPFDDPSRGPSTHNKSSAQHEDFMETIPMSDPAVDIEREQARKTTAPVSTPNENASASGLGLMGDENMEDGGRVGMPSRQEFPEHTIKRKETTFGQYILGQTVGEGEFGKVKLGWKRDGSIEVAIKLIRRESLGSNPNRLPKIYREISILRDLSHPNIVRLHEMVETDRHIGIIMEYASGGELFDHILRNKYLKDNSARRLFAQLVSGVGYLHKKGIVHRDLKLENLLLDRNRNIIITDFGFANTFDPTDELSEEIEYNLTNKEFVKRMRLDKTNTKGVRRGDLMQTSCGSPCYAAPELVVSDSLYTGRRVDVWSCGVILYAMLAGYLPFDDDPANPDGDNINLLYKYIVTTPLTFPEYVTPHARDLLRRILVPDPRKRADLFEVARHSWLSDYADIVSHITSSTTKVADVSSTTVSREQPREGPALARSASVREPPKTHHGSSPSVGGLVHHPGDISQDQSDRSKTPRDTKRRTVQVEYVAPQSQTSRGETSGSSATVQNASPTEPVSSRAKPTGQDYSTHTQTVPEQTKQTTTRQAPALPPTHLPRSTSETPALSGTAPQPTRPTTGGSMASFNAGRLPSRGSYGQPVAPTVAATNAQGRLAQPKSKQYVISAPIQQDANQVASVDHQSAQNLPSKFNTTPRQEPPKGHKRSSTVSSIGEKLFGRSGSIFGGRGGQTNVPRQQKTGKRYPPTSMRDPYGGDDSRMSMDSRRSAQYGYGRKTSEAGGEGKPRRFSLLPPSFSLRGISSSSRSETPDEEPQDRAPDNRVSQRPSTGALPSRTRATSYGAHDTIAAGATDGPSDDVIVNDDPVNYQNRIDQQFAALHSNHSETYQPTQYGATSAEQVHQNDNEHYYRNHYGNHSTPNYYDEYNGVHDNGSKASMQTGRSSNRPGVLQRNHRKFADAYEHESHHSGSSGAARKVMDFFRRRAKSRAGDER, translated from the exons ATGAGCGATTCCATACCGCAGGCTCTGCCACGCACCCATGCCTCTCAAGCCATGACCCCCGCGGCTTTGTCGACCGCCCACAGCAATACAAGTCGATCACCCGTCTATCAAGACCTTCTCGGTGGACCACCTATCCCGCCGCCGAGGACTTCGTCGAACCACCAAAGAAGCCATCGTAGCTCCAACAAAGAGTCTAGCGCAGGGAAGATATCAGGGTCGCGTTATACGAGCAAGGGCGACGAGCGGAGTCGCCGTGACAAGAAAGGTGACGAATCTCGTTCTCGCCGTCAGGCCGCTCAGCCATTCGACGATCCGTCAAGAGGGCCAAGCACCCACAATAAAAGCTCCGCTCAACACGAGGATTTTATGGAGACAATTCCGA TGAGCGATCCCGCCGTCGATATCGAACGAGAACAAGCCCGTAAAACAACGGCACCGGTATCGACACCTAACGAGAACGCTTCGGCATCGGGATTGGGTTTAATGGGTGATGAAAATATGGAGGACGGTGGCCGAGTCGGTATGCCAAGCCGACAAGAGTTTCCCGAGCATACAATCAAGCGCAAAGAAACGACGTTTGGCCAGTATATTCTCGGGCAGACGGTAGGCGAGGGCGAATTTGGAAAGGTCAAGTTGGGTTGGAAGCGAGATGGCTCTATTGAGGTGGCCATTAAGCTCATTCGCCGTGAATCACTTGGATCGAACCCGAATCGGTTGCCCAAGATCTACCGCGAGATCTCCATTCTGCGGGATCTTTCTCACCCGAATATCGTCCGCCTTCACGAAATGGTAGAAACGGATCGTCACATTGGAATTATCATGGAGTATGCATCGGGCGGTGAGCTTTTTGATCATATTCTCAGAAACAAGTATCTGAAGGATAATTCTGCTCGACGTCTTTTTGCGCAACTTGTATCTGGTGTAGGTTACCTGCACAAGAAAGGTATCGTCCACCGTGACTTGAAGTTGGAAAACTTGCTTCTCGACCGGAACCGCAACATCATCATTACAGACTTCGGCTTTGCAAATACGTTTGACCCCACTGATGAACTCAGTGAGGAAATCGAGTATAACCTCACCAATAAAGAGTTCGTGAAAAGGATGCGCTTGGATAAAACCAACACCAAGGGTGTGCGTCGAGGAGACTTGATGCAGACAAGCTGCGGAAGCCCTTGTTACGCTGCCCCGGAGCTCGTTGTGAGCGATTCGCTTTATACTGGACGAAGGGTAGACGTGTGGAGTTGTGGTGTTATTCTT TATGCTATGTTAGCGGGGTATCTTCCGTTCGATGATGATCCAGCAAATCCCGATGGAGATAACATCAATCTgctgtataaatatatcgTCACGACTCCCCTTACATTCCCCGAATACGTTACACCCCATGCCCGTGATCTATTAAGGCGGATATTAGTCCCGGACCCTCGGAAACGAGCAGACCTTTTCGAAGTTGCTCGCCACAGCTGGCTCAGTGATTACGCCGACATTGTCTCGcacatcaccagcagcaccaccaaGGTGGCTGAcgtctcctccaccaccgtTTCCCGCG AGCAACCCAGAGAAGGTCCAGCACTTGCCCGCAGTGCTTCCGTCAGAGAGCCTCCGAAGACCCACCACGGCTCGAGCCCATCGGTTGGAGGTCTTGTACATCACCCAGGGGACATTTCGCAGGATCAAAGCGACAGGTCCAAGACTCCTCGAGACACCAAACGTCGAACAGTCCAAGTGGAATATGTTGCTCCTCAGTCTCAGACCTCAAGAGGAGAAACCTCCGGGTCCAGTGCAACCGTCCAGAACGCCTCTCCCACCGAACCCGTATCATCAAGGGCAAAACCAACCGGCCAGGATTACTCTACCCATACTCAAACTGTACCCGAGCAAACGAAACAAACCACCACCCGCCAGGCCCCGGCACTCCCGCCTACACATTTACCTCGTTCTACGTCCGAAACCCCAGCCCTCTCAGGGACAGCGCCTCAACCTACCCGACCTACCACCGGAGGCTCCATGGCTTCATTCAATGCGGGGCGTTTGCCATCTCGCGGGTCTTACGGGCAGCCCGTGGCACCTACTGTGGCCGCTACGAACGCCCAGGGTCGACTCGCGCAGCCGAAGAGCAAACAATATGTTATTTCTGCGCCGATTCAGCAAGACGCCAACCAAGTTGCCAGCGTCGATCATCAAAGTGCACAAAATCTCCCATCCAAATTCAACACAACCCCTCGACAGGAACCCCCGAAGGGCCACAAGAGATCAAGTACTGTCTCCAGTATTGGCGAAAAGTTATTTGGAAGGTCTGGCTCTATTTTTGGCGGACGTGGTGGCCAAACAAATGTACCAAGGCAGCAGAAGACTGGCAAGCGCTACCCTCCCACGAGCATGAGGGATCCGTATGGTGGCGACGATTCGAGGATGTCAATGGACTCGCGACGCTCAGCTCAGTATGGCTATGGCCGCAAGACAAGCGAAGCGGGTGGCGAGGGCAAGCCGCGACGTTTCTCTCTACTTCCACCCTCGTTCTCGCTGAGGGGGATTTCGTCGTCAAGCAGGTCAGAAACGCCTGATGAGGAGCCTCAAGATCGCGCTCCGGACAACCGAGTAAGCCAGCGCCCATCAACAGGAGCTCTACCAAGTCGTACCCGGGCTACTAGCTATGGTGCTCACGATACGATTGCTGCCGGAGCAACTGATGGCCCCTCGGATGATGTTATTGTCAATGATGACCCAGTCAATTACCAGAATCGCATCGATCAGCAATTTGCGGCGCTGCACTCAAACCACAGTGAGACTTACCAGCCGACCCAGTATGGTGCTACCTCAGCGGAACAGGTTCATCAGAATGATAACGAACACTATTACCGGAATCATTACGGTAATCATTCGACACCTAATTACTACGATGAATATAATGGTGTGCATGACAACGGATCCAAGGCATCAATGCAAACTGGGCGTTCCTCAAATCGGCCAGGTGTCTTGCAGAGAAACCACCGGAAATTTGCAGACGCATACGAACATGAGTCGCATCACTCTGGTAGCTCTGGAGCAGCCCGAAAAGTGATGGACTTTTTCCGTCGACGAGCCAAGTCTAGAGCTGGAGACGAGCGTTAA
- a CDS encoding senescence-associated domain-containing protein (COG:S;~EggNog:ENOG410PGAK;~InterPro:IPR009686;~PFAM:PF06911), with product MASTSNDPRLLYSINNVHAFHVQDGEESSLTPSGPQTLSLLMVPTTASTSQNQNIPLSPAQETPPEEDFYLHLHLPPELDLALPATTQIYHQPPSSYIVPRWDLGPDAGAFIRIQFPGIGSGPNKVTQEDIDTFETILAQCTAFHERAQVAKDHAAYNPAAFAPGEGYVSSPGPSGPSDRKDAHGRIVLVDEEDGSVVGEMEGYDVVEESDVKPGSKRPVQIQLPTEGEGNQVDVSNVSEEYLATSRHPAYKGSSLVQSSATASRLIVTGSTYLANAMTSGAGTFTRKVKANPKPATFSDATHTRVRKIGTFSSGAAGISSKTVGQVGKYAQNFGASMAGRNNGKARGDRSTAPESGKPGILNKSMIAFSTLADGIEQGARNVLTSGSSAASTMIGHRYGTEAGSVASNLTGGIKNVGLVYIDASGVSRKAIIKSVAKGMVVGRMKDGQQVVVGAGDGGEVSPPGGPGQSGSPAARRPSPSPTPPPAYGASGTYSLGGASMSGGKR from the exons ATGGCTTCGACTTCGAATGACCCTAGACTCCtctacagcatcaacaatGTCCACGCATTTCACGTGCAGGACGGCGAAGAGTCGAGCCTGACACCGTCTGGTCCTCAGACGCTCTCGCTTCTGATGGTCCCAACTACAGCTTCCACATCTCAGAACCAGAACATACCTTTGTCGCCCGCCCAAGAAACCCCGCCTGAAGAGGACTTCTATCTGCATCTACATCTTCCTCCGGAGCTTGACTTGGCTCTCCCTGCTACCACCCAGATTTACCACCAACCCCCGAGTAGCTATATCGTTCCTCGCTGGGATTTGGGACCAGATGCAGGCGCTTTCATCCGTATCCAATTTCCCGGAATTGGATCCGGGCCCAATAAGGTGACGCAGGAAGATATTGATACTTTCGAAACAATCCTTGCTCAGTGCACGGCTTTCCATGAGCGTGCGCAAGTCGCGAAGGACCATGCAGCTTATAACCCTGCGGCCTTTGCACCGGGTGAGGGCTATGTGTCCTCGCCAGGGCCTTCCGGACCTAGCGATAGAAAGGATGCACACGGACGTATTGTCCTcgtggacgaagaggatggaagCGTTGTCGGCGAGATGGAAGGATATGATGTCGTTGAGGAATCTGATGTCAAACCCGGCTCGAAGA GGCCTGTCCAAATCCAGCTTCCTACTGAAGGCGAGGGCAATCAAGTTGACGTCAGCAATGTATCTGAGGAATACCTTGCAACATCGCGACACCCCGCATACAAGGGCTCATCTCTTGTTCAATCGTCTGCCACAGCTTCTCGCTTGATTGTGACTGGATCCACGTATCTCGCCAACGCAATGACCAGTGGTGCAGGCACGTTCACTCGAAAGGTCAAGGCGAACCCAAAGCCAGCGACCTTTTCAGACGCCACTCATACTCGGGTTCGCAAGATCGGAACTTTCTCCAGCGGTGCAGCTGGCATCTCTTCGAAAACGGTTGGCCAGGTTGGCAAGTACGCGCAGAACTTTGGTGCCTCTATGGCCGGTCGTAATAATGGAAAGGCTCGGGGCGATAGGTCAACGGCCCCTGAGAGTGGAAAGCCGGGAATTCTCAACAAGTCAATGATCGCATTTTCCACATTGGCAGATGGCATTGAACAAGGTGCGCGGAATGTATTGACGTCTGGGTCATCCGCCGCATCTACAATGATTGGCCACCGCTACGGAACGGAAGCCGGCTCGGTCGCTTCCAACTTGACAGGAGGCATCAAGAATGTGGGGTTAGTTTATATCGACGCCTCTGGGGTTAGCCGCAAGGCGATTATCAAGTCGGTCGCCAAGGGTATGGTCGTTGGGCGCATGAAGGACGGGCAGCAAGTCGTTGTCGGCGCGGGCGATGGTGGAGAGGTTTCCCCTCCAGGAGGACCAGGACAGAGCGGCAGCCCGGCCGCAAGACGGCCGTCTCCCAGCCCAACGCCGCCTCCCGCATACGGCGCCTCGGGGACTTACTCGCTCGGCGGGGCAAGTATGTCGGGCGGTAAGCGCTGA
- a CDS encoding acyl-CoA dehydrogenase (COG:I;~EggNog:ENOG410PGSK;~InterPro:IPR006091,IPR006089,IPR009075,IPR013786, IPR009100,IPR036250,IPR037069;~PFAM:PF02770,PF00441,PF02771,PF08028;~go_function: GO:0003995 - acyl-CoA dehydrogenase activity [Evidence IEA];~go_function: GO:0016627 - oxidoreductase activity, acting on the CH-CH group of donors [Evidence IEA];~go_function: GO:0050660 - flavin adenine dinucleotide binding [Evidence IEA];~go_process: GO:0055114 - oxidation-reduction process [Evidence IEA]) produces MASITRALRPLSRTIPSIRPVATRPLASRLPQSTYAFSTTCRRRDVDLASLTPTPISHLSETESLMADTVSKFAQEQIGPKVREMDETETMDPALVEHLFEQGIMGIEIPEEFGGAGMNFTAAIVAIEELARVDPSVSVLVDVHNTLVNTAFIKWGDAQVQKKWLPKLATGTVGSFCLSEPVSGSDAFALQTKAEKTADGYKLNGSKMWITNSMEAGVFIVFANLDPSKGYKGITAFIVEKDTPGFSIAKKEKKLGIRASSTCVLNFDDVVIPKGNLLGEEGQGYKYAIGLLNEGRIGIAAQMTGLALGAWEEAARYVWNDRRQFGQLIGEFQGMQHQIAQAYTEIAAARALVFNAARKKEAGQDFVQDAAMAKLYASQVAGRVSGSAVEWMGGMGFVREGISEKMFRDSKIGAIYEGTSNIQLQTIAKLLQKQYTQ; encoded by the exons ATGGCGTCTATTACACGTGCGTTGCGGCCTCTGTCCCGCACCATCCCCTCTATCCGCCCTGTTGCAACCCGACCGTTGGCTTCTCGACTTCCTCAAAG CACTTATGCCTTCTCTACCACTTGCCGGCGGCGCGACGTCGATCTGGCCAGCCtcacaccaacaccaatcTCACACCTCTCCGAGACCGAGTCCTTGATGGCCGATACAGTATCCAAGTTTGCCCAGGAGCAAATTGGCCCGAAGGTTCGGGAGATGGATGAAACCGAGACTATGGACCCGGCTTTGGTAGAGCACCTCTTCGAGCAAGGTATTATGGGCATTGAGATTCCCGAAGAATTCGGTGGCGCGGGGATGAACTTCACTGCCGCGATCGTGGCTATTGAGGAGCTGGCTCGCGTCGATCCCAGTGTCAGTGTTTTGGTTGACGTTCACAACACCCTCGTGAACACCGCTTTCATAAAGTGGGGCGATGCGCAGGTTCAGAAGAAGTGGCTCCCTAAGCTGGCCACCGGGACAGTTGGATCATTCTGTCTTTCGGAGCCTGTTTCTGGATCAGATGCCTTTGCCCTTCAGACCAAGGCTGAGAAGACGGCGGATGGCTACAAGCTGAACGGATCCAAGATGTGGATCACCAACTCTATGGAGGCGGGTGTTTTCATTGTCTtcgccaacctcgacccCAGCAAGGGATATAAGGGAATCACTGCCTTCATCGTGGAGAAGGATACCCCCGGATTCTCAattgcgaagaaggagaagaaactcgGAATCAGAGCTAGCAGCACCTGCGTGCTCAACTTCGATGACGTTGTAATCCCCAAGGGCAACCTCCTGGGTGAGGAAGGTCAGGGTTACAAGTATGCCATTGGTCTTCTAAACGAAGGCCGTATTGGTATCGCCGCCCAAATGACCGGCCTGGCACTAGGTGCTTGGGAAGAAGCTGCTCG TTATGTTTGGAACGACCGCCGCCAATTCGGCCAACTCATCGGTGAATTCCAAGGTATGCAGCACCAGATTGCCCAGGCCTACACCGAGATCGCGGCTGCTCGCGCTCTTGTCTTCAACGCTGCCCGCAAGAAGGAAGCTGGCCAGGACTTTGTGCAGGACGCGGCCATGGCCAAGCTCTACGCCTCCCAGGTCGCCGGCCGTGTCTCCGGCTCTGCCGTCGAGTGGATGGGCGGCATGGGTTTCGTTCGGGAGGGTATCTCGGAGAAGATGTTCCGTGATAGCAAGATCGGTGCGATCTACGAGGGTACGAGTAACATTCAGCTGCAGACGATTGCCAAGTTATTGCAGAAGCAGTACACGCAGTAA
- the mdm12 gene encoding ERMES complex subunit MDM12 (COG:U;~EggNog:ENOG410PI4S;~InterPro:IPR027532,IPR031468,IPR019411;~go_component: GO:0032865 - ERMES complex [Evidence IEA];~go_function: GO:0008289 - lipid binding [Evidence IEA];~go_process: GO:0007005 - mitochondrion organization [Evidence IEA];~go_process: GO:0045040 - protein insertion into mitochondrial outer membrane [Evidence IEA]), with protein MSIEVDWRTATSGPDGEALAERIRSFIHDKFQEVPLPRFIRSVQVHSFDFGTVAPDLEIKDFCEPFVDFYEDDEDGASSDMSEELHDNPWDRPQSEFNESSYRDDIPITGRHSLRNPFDADHHASSPLRSPIDHLNPHFLPRAGTPGIPGGTSTLGYHLMSLGGLSGTQTPLAAVAGGSPFTNNWADPAGQGVRAGHRPSPLHRVDGDVDSSNPTSRPSTASTHPPGSNKNSGSASSHPDEQQHHLADDPTSFSAPPLPHPPPRMRERRPEDFQILCHAKYAGDIRLSLTAEILLDYPMPSFVGLPLKLNVTGITFDGVAVIAHIRKRVNFCFLSPEDAEALVGPDPTPDAHRNQLETSGASNNNNNSGNAGSHQKGHGLLQEIHVESEIGRKEDGKQVLKNVGKVERFILAQVRRIFEEELVFPSFYTFLV; from the coding sequence ATGTCCATCGAAGTCGATTGGAGGACCGCCACCTCTGGTCCAGACGGCGAGGCTCTGGCTGAGCGCAtccgctccttcatccacGATAAATTCCAAGAGGTGCCTCTCCCACGCTTCATCCGCTCCGTACAGGTCCACTCCTTCGACTTCGGAACAGTTGCCCCTGATCTAGAAATAAAAGACTTCTGTGAACCGTTCGTCGATTTCtacgaagatgacgaggatggtgCCTCGTCCGACATGTCAGAAGAGCTTCACGACAACCCTTGGGACAGGCCGCAATCCGAATTCAACGAATCTTCATATCGAGACGATATACCGATAACCGGACGGCATTCGCTTCGGAATCCCTTCGATGCAGACCACcatgcctcctccccatTACGCTCGCCGATAGACCACTTGAATCCACACTTTCTACCCCGCGCTGGCACCCCAGGTATCCCCGGCGGAACCTCGACATTGGGTTACCACCTCATGTCTCTAGGTGGTCTCTCTGGTACTCAGACCCCtctcgccgccgtcgccggTGGCTCACCATTTACCAACAACTGGGCGGACCCGGCAGGACAAGGAGTCAGAGCTGGACATCGACCCTCCCCACTCCACCGCGTAGACGGCGACGTCGACTCCAGCAACCCAACCTCCCGCCCCTCAACCGCAAGCACTCATCCTCCAGGCTCAAACAAGAACAGCGGCAGTGCATCTTCCCACCCCGACGAACAGCAACATCACCTTGCCGACGATCCCACCTCATTCTCGGCACCCCCACTCCCTCACCCCCCACCACGCATGCGAGAACGCCGCCCCGAGGACTTCCAAATCCTCTGCCATGCCAAATATGCTGGCGACATCCGCCTATCCCTAACAGCTGAAATCCTTCTCGACTACCCCATGCCCAGTTTCGTAGGACTTCCCCTTAAATTAAACGTCACTGGCATCACCTTCGATGGAGTCGCAGTAATCGCACACATCCGCAAACGCGTCAACTTCTGTTTCCTCTCTCCTGAAGATGCAGAAGCCCTGGTTGGCCCCGACCCTACTCCCGACGCTCACCGCAACCAGCTTGAGACCAGCGGTGCCTCtaataacaataataatagcGGCAATGCAGGGTCGCATCAAAAAGGCCATGGCTTATTACAAGAGATCCACGTCGAGAGTGAAATCGGCCGCAAGGAAGACGGGAAGCAGGTCCTCAAGAACGTCGGCAAAGTCGAGCGGTTCATTCTCGCCCAAGTTCGACGCATTtttgaggaagagcttgtcTTCCCTAGCTTCTATACATTTCTGGTTTAG
- a CDS encoding bZIP transcription factor (COG:K;~EggNog:ENOG410PY65), which translates to MSSNQDPSQFKKKETRAGTRRVTSLTAEQLERKRANDREAQRTIRQRTKEHIERLELQVAELRAKGDKFDEITRRNAILETEIRALRHQLATSPGHTGYQNLEPYSQQPGPIIPSPQYPDALGANSTPRTPSVLSTSSQVSTSRDWPPYTSTRSSSRCESSDTEYPTRVEPWAFEGPPQAPVPMSIPHSHVSYHPQSSRHVPEPAFSSYQPLYPGPSASRAAAEESARVTVSAPPENQATAYPTLHPPPQPQFQQMMTHPSQPPRSGYDYDWVHRS; encoded by the exons ATGAGCTCCAACCAAGACCCCTCCCAGTTtaagaagaaagaaacacGGGCTGGGACACGTAGAGTAACGTCGCTTACCGCAGAACAACTGGAAAGAAAGCGTGCCAACGACCGTGAGGCCCAGAGGACAATTCGACAGCGGACAAAAGAACACATTGAGCGATTGGAACTTCAAGTGGCTGAGCTTAGAGCCAAAGGGGACAAATTCGACGAGATCACGCGAAGAAATGCTATCCTGGAGACTGAGATCAGGGCGCTACGACATCAGTTAGCCACATCACCAGGACATACAGGGTATCAAAACTTAG AGCCATACAGCCAACAGCCGGGGCCGATCATTCCATCCCCTCAATACCCCGATGCTCTAGGGGCGAACTCAACCCCCAGGACGCCATCAGTTTTATCAACATCAAGTCAAGTTTCAACTTCGCGTGACTGGCCTCCTTACACTTCAActcgctcttcttcaagatgCGAATCCTCGGACACAGAGTACCCAACCAGAGTCGAACCCTGGGCTTTCGAGGGGCCTCCCCAAGCGCCTGTGCCAATGTCTATACCACATTCGCACGTTAGTTACCACCCGCAAAGTAGCAGACATGTACCAGAACCTGCGTTTTCATCGTATCAGCCGCTGTACCCCGGACCGAGCGCCAGtcgggcggcggcggaggaatcTGCTCGAGTAACAGTATCGGCGCCACCAGAGAATCAAGCAACCGCATACCCTACCCTACACCCgccgccgcaaccgcaaTTTCAACAGATGATGACCCATCCTTCCCAGCCTCCACGAAGTGGTTATGATTACGACTGGGTCCACCGCTCTTGA